Proteins encoded in a region of the Scyliorhinus torazame isolate Kashiwa2021f chromosome 1, sScyTor2.1, whole genome shotgun sequence genome:
- the ptafr gene encoding platelet-activating factor receptor — MMDLPDDNISYASVIGLAYKGNSSCQVDAEFRYILFPIVYSLIFVFGLLGNCYVLWVFKLMTPATSMTEIKIFMVNLSVTDLLFILTLPFWIVYYSKKGDWIFSEILCRVAGCLFFINTYCSVVFLAVISYNRFCAVAYPIETVQKNGRKRGFVISTVIWLIIIGGASPFLFQQGTNTVGNITQCFEGYDGDSSTPVVIIHFILIGAFFLAFLIIIACNLCILKLLSSQPAQPSRSEMVKKQAFRMVCAVITVFCICFVPHHLIHGPWTLTVLELWRKDDCAFRRALNDAHQITLCLMGLNCTLDPIIYCFLTKKFRKFLTQRLSRWRSTRRSIRTISTETNMDGDVVLQNTGNTYKYSC; from the coding sequence ATGATGGATTTACCAGACGATAACATCTCCTATGCGAGTGTCATTGGCCTCGCCTACAAGGGCAACAGCAGCTGCCAGGTTGATGCTGAATTCAGATACATTCTCTTTCCGATTGTCTACAGTCTCATCTTCGTATTCGGACTTTTGGGGAACTGTTACGTGCTGTGGGTCTTTAAACTGATGACCCCAGCAACGAGCATGACTGAGATTAAAATCTTCATGGTGAACCTGAGTGTGACGGATTTACTTTTTATCCTGACCCTCCCCTTTTGGATAGTGTACTATAGCAAAAAAGGGGACTGGATCTTTTCTGAAATTCTTTGCAGGGTGGCTGGCTGCCTATTTTTTATCAACACCTACTGTTCTGTTGTCTTTCTGGCAGTGATCAGTTATAACAGGTTCTGTGCCGTAGCTTATCCCATTGAAACAGTTCAGAAGAATGGCAGAAAGCGAGGCTTCGTTATATCAACAGTTATCTGGTTAATAATCATTGGGGGTGCATCCCCCTTCCTATTCCAACAAGGGACAAACACAGTTGGCAATATTACTCAATGCTTTGAAGGATATGATGGCGACTCATCCACGCCCGTGGTTATCATTCATTTCATCTTGATTGGAGCTTTCTTCCTTGCCTTCCTTATAATTATCGCCTGCAACTTGTGCATCCTGAAACTGCTTTCTTCACAGCCAGCCCAGCCGAGCAGGAGTGAGATGGTGAAGAAACAAGCTTTCCGCATGGTGTGCGCGGTCATCACCGTTTTCTGCATCTGCTTCGTCCCCCATCATCTGATCCACGGCCCCTGGACCCTCACCGTCCTGGAACTGTGGCGGAAGGACGACTGTGCATTCAGGCGCGCACTGAATGATGCCCACCAGATCACGCTGTGTTTGATGGGCTTGAACTGTACACTGGACCCCATCATATACTGCTTCCTGACCAAGAAATTCAGGAAATTTTTGACACAGCGTCTCAGTCGATGGAGAAGTACTCGGAGGAGCATTAGGACCATCTCCACGGAAACTAATATGGATGGAGATGTAGTTTTGCAAAACACTGGCAACACATATAAGTATAGTTGCTGA